GTGCTGAGCATGGTTCTCCTTCATCGAACTGCGGCGTCAGCTGTGGTCCGCGCGCAGCGACTGCTCGGGATGTGATCGCCCGATCGTCGGATCGTTGCGTGGTCGGGATGACTTCCCAAGGTGTGGTGGGGGCCTGCGAAACTATTGATACCGAGTCACGGCCAATGCGGCGCCGAAGATCATCACCCCCTCGAAGCCGCCGGGGTTGACCCCTGTCAACGAGGCAACCCGGTGCAGTCGATTATTGATCGTATTGGGGTGCACTGCAAGCGCTCTGGCGGTTCGGCCACGGTCCATGTCGCAGCGTAGATAGCACTCGAGGAACTCGATCAACTCAGGAAACGGCTGGATCGGTTCGAGGACGTCGGCGAGGGGTGCGCGAGCGGGGCTTGGCCTGGTCAGCTGGTAGTCGAGCGCGACATCGGCGAGGCGGTAAACGGCCCCGTCGCCGTCACGCATCGCGGACAGTCGCAACACTTCTGACGCCAGTTGTCCGGCAGACGGAATCTCCGCGATGGGTACGGACTCGACGATACCGGCCCGAAGTGGAACCCCGACGGCCGAGCGGATTCGACCGACCAGATCACATGCGGTGTCGTAGGGCGATGTGTCCTCGTCCGTGTCGATCGGCAGGAGGATGTGACCGCCGGCGGGGCCGAGCGTAGTGATCAGCGCACGGGAGCGGCGAAAATCAGCCAGCTCGAGAATCTTTCGCATCTTCCGCCGACCGGCGACAAGGCGACCGGTCGTGTCGTCGACGGCTTCCTCCGGCATTGGTGCGATGTCGAGCGCCAGGACGCTGTACTGCGCGACGAGCTCGATCTGAAAGCGATCCGCGTACGGACGGGCATCCTGACCGTCGAGCACCATGCGTGCAACCAGATGTCCGGCGCCGCTCTTCTCGCTGCCGAGAACGACCTGTTCTTGTTCGTACGCCTCGACGAGCGTCGCCGTATACGTCCCGAACAGGGACAGCAGTGCCGTGCCCAGATACTCGACCTCGGCGGTCTCGTCGGCGAGCGCCACAGCGGTCGCCTCATCCCAGAGCCGTCGAAAACCGCGCTGCCAGTTTCGGATGACCAGCGAGAGTGGGACGCCCTCGTCAGCCCGCTGCACCGCGATCTCGCGTGCAGGCCGCAGATCTTCGTCACGAGGGCCGGCGTTCTCGGCTACGGCCCGGAGGATGACGGACAGATTCCGTCGTGTCACCGAAGGCAGCTCGGTCTGCCGGATCTCGGGTGGCAGGGAGCGCAGCATGTCGGTGTCGTCCAGCGCGGATTGCCGCACGAGTTCGGAGACGCGGGTCTGCACCCGTTTGAGGAGCTCGCCGGTTCGCGGCGGTGGCGCAGCGGTCGAGAGTGCTGCCACGTAATACACCTCCTGGTTGTGCGTTCGCACATTTGTCCGTCGGTCAGAGTGTGAAAAGACGCCATTGCGATGGTCGAATGCCCATCGTAGCGTGAAAAGCGTACCGAGAGTGTGATTGGTAACACATCGCTGGCGAGCGGTGATGGACCAGGCACGCGAACCCGACCCGACCCGACCCGCCGCGCCTCGTCCGAGAGGCAGGCCAACCGACTTCGTTCCGGCGACGGCAGTCGTCCTCGACCCTAGGACCTTTGATGGATCAACCGATCACTCAGCAACGCGGTGAGCCGACGGCGATAGCACCGGCGCCTGCGCCGGCGCGGGCGCGTCGAACCGGTCTTCGTGGTGCGCGGTTACCCGCGCCCGTCGTCGGGGGCACTCGCGCCTGGATGATCACCGCGATGTTGATGGTGTTGATGATGATCAACTTCGCGGACAAGGCAGTGCTGGGATTGTCCGCGACCAGCATTCGCGCCGAGTTCGGCATCTCTGCCCAGCAATACGGCACCATCTCGAGCGCGTTCTTCCTCTTGTTCAGCGTCGCAGCGCTCGTCGTCGGCCATCTCTCCGACCGATTCAGCACCAGCAAGGTGCTGCTCGTCCTCGCGCTGATCTGGTCCGTCTCGATGTTGCCGGTCATCGGGCCTGCCGGTTTCACCGTCCTGTTGGTGTCGCGAATCGTGTTGGGCGCGGCCGAGGGTCCCGCGTTCGGCGTTGCCCAGCACGCGCTGCACAAGTGGTTCGAGGACGCCGATCGCAGTATCCCGACGGCATTGCTCACCATCGCGACTTCGGTCGGGATCATCGTCGGCGCACCCGCGCTGTCGTGGATGATCGTCAACCACGGCTGGCGGTCGGCCTTCGTCCTCGTCGCCGTCATCGGGTTGGTGTGGAGTGCCCTGTGGGTTGTCATCGGTCGCGAGGGCCCCGTCGATGTCCACAGCGTCGCGGCCCGGCCGGAGCTCACCCGTCCCATCGATCGGGTTCACGTCCCGCTATGGCAGATCCTGACCTCACGGACCTGGCTCGGATGTGCGCTGAGTTCCTTCGCCGCGTACTGGTCGGTATCCCTGCTTATCGCCTGGCTGCCCGCCTTCCTGACCGATGATCTCGGCTACAGCAAGACCGAGACCGGATTCATCGCAACCCTGCCGTGGATCGTCGCGGTGATCACCCTTCTGGCCCAGGGCCTGGTGGTCCAGCGCCTGATGCACAGGGGCGTGTCGAGTCGCTGGGCACGGGGAGTCCTGCCCGGCATCATCCTGCTCACGTCGGGCATCTGCACCCTGGCATTTGTGTACCTGCCGCACAGCGGATTCACCATCGTCCTGGTGGCGCTGGGACTGGGTTTGTCCGGCGCCGTGTTCGCAGCCGCGACCACTGTCTGCGGCGAGATCGCGCCGATCGGCCAGCGCGGGGTGGTGCTGGGAGCCTTCGTGGCGGTGTACAGCCTGGCCGGGGTGATCGCACCATTCGTCGCCGGTGTGCTCGTCGGTGCGGCCGAGAGCGCCACCGACTCGGGCTACACAGCAGTCTTCGGCATCACCGGGCTCATCGTGATCTGCGGTGGCGTATTGGCGGTGACGATGATCCGCCCCGAACGCGACAAGGCCCGCCTGACCGCCGCCGGTGCAGCAACGAACTGACACCTGAACCTTTCCAACGTTTCACAACCACGAACGGAGACTCCGTGCGCAGCATCGCAAAACCAGCCACCCAACACACCATCACGGCCAACGCGAAGGTCGTTGATCAACTGCCCTTCCAGGATCGGCAGGCCTACGCCGACGCGCGACAGGGATTCATCGGCACGATCGACCCGTTGGTGATCACTGACGACTCCGGCCGGGTGGTGTGGGACCTCGAACAGTACGCATTTCTCCAGGACGAATCGCCGACGACGGTCAACCCCAGCCTCTGGCGAATCTCGCAACTCCACATGGCACACGGCTTGTTCAAGGTGACCGACCGGATCCACCAGATCCGAGGATTCGACATCTCCAACATGACCGTCATCGAGGGCGAGAGCGGCTACATCATCGTCGACCCCCTCACCTCCGTCGAATGCGCTCGAGCTGCAATCGAATTGGTGTACGACCATCTGGGGGAGCGACCGATCCGTGCGATCATCTACACCCACAGCCATGCCGACCATTTCGGTGGGGTCAAGGCTCTCATCGACGAGGACGACATCCACCCTGGCGGTGTTCGGGTGGTGGCACCCTCCGGGTTCATGGAACACACGGTGAGCGAGAACGTGTACGCAGGCAACGCCATGTACCGGCGCGCCCAGTACATGTATGGGCAGAATCTGTCCGTCGACCCGACCGGGATGGTCTCCACGGGACTGGGAATCGCATTGTCACAGGGTCAGATCAGCTTGATCGAGCCCACGGATCTGATCTCCGACAGCGGGCAAGAGCTCGTCCTCGACGGTGTCCGTATCGAGTTCCAGTTCACACCGGACTCCGAGGCGCCGGCCGAGATGCACTTCTACATTCCCGAAATGCGGGCATTGTGCATGGCCGAGAACGTGTCTCACCACATGCACAATCTGTACACACCGCGTGGAGCGCAGATCCGCGACGCGGCGGCGTGGAGTCGATACATCGACGAGGCGATGCGGCGTTACGGACACAAGTCTGATGTGATGTTCATCTGCCATCAGTGGCCGGTGTGGGGGACCGACTCGATCCGAGACTTCCTGACCGAGCAGCGCGACCTCTACCGCTACATCCACGACGAGACCCTCAGACTCGCCGCACATGGGCACACGATGGTCGAGATCGCCGAGATGATCGAGTTCCCTGAAGGACTCGCCACCACGTGGACGGCCCGCGGGTATTACGGAAGCCTCAACCACAACGCCAAGGCGGTCTACCAGAGGTATCTCGGCTTCTTCGACGGCAACCCGGCGAATCTGCACCCCCATCCGCCGGTCGAGTCTGCTCGCCGCTACGTCGACTTCATGGGTGGTGCGGAGGTGATTCTCGCCAAGGCGCGCAGGTCGTTCGACGACGGTGACTACCGCTGGGTCGCGCAGGTCGTGAACCACGTTGTGTTCGCCGATCCGGACAACACCTCGGCGCGCGAACTGCAGGCCGACGCATTGGAGCAGCTCGGCTATCAAGCTGAGTCGGCGCCATGGCGAAACTTCTACCTCACCGGAGCACAGGATCTTCGGGAGGGAGTGCGCACAGACGAGGCCACGCTCGGCACGTCCGACGTCCTGTCGGCAATGACCACCGACATGCTGTTCGACTACCTGGCCATTCGGCTCAACGGTCCCAAGGCGAGCGGACGCAACTTCACAGTGCTCGTGCATGTCACCGACACCGGCGAGACGCGACTTGCCGAACTGATACACGGAGTTCTCATCTGCACGCCGGTGGATGGCCACGCCGACGCCGACACCTCCGTGCGCCTCGACAAGCCGACACTGACCGGGTTGGCGCTGGGAGCGGCCACGCTCACCGACGCGGTGAGCGCGGGCGCGGTTGATCTGTCCGGGGACGACGAACTCGTGTACGACCTCTTCACCCTGTTCGACACCTTCAGCCGGAGTTTCGACATCGTCACACCGTGACGAGCATTCCCCCACAAACACTCTCACCCCGAATCACACTTCAGCGAGGAGCCCAGATGGAAACCAAGGCCGCAGTTCTGCGTGGCATCGACGAGGAATGGCAGATCGAGACGGTGGAACTGGCCGATCCGGTGCCCGGTGAGGTGCAGGTCCGCCTCGTTGCGAGCGGCATGTGCCACTCGGATCATCACCTGCGCACGGGTGCCAGCCCCGCACCGCTGCCCATCGTCGGTGGCCACGAGGGAGCCGGCGTCGTCACCAAGGTGGGCGCAGGCGTCACCGGATTCGCCGAGGGCGACCATGTGGTGACCGCGTTCATCCCGGCCTGTGGCACGTGCCGGCCGTGTTCGAGCGGCTTGCAGAACCTTTGCGACGAAGGTGCGCGGCTGCTGACCGGACAGGCGATCGCCGACGACGGATTCCGGGTCACCGCGAATGGACAGCCACTCGGCCAGATGTGTCTGTTGGGCACGTTCTCGCCGTACATCACCGTGCACCAGGCGTCGGTCGTGAAGATCGAGAAGGACATCCCGCTGGAGTCGGCTGCACTGCTGGGCTGCGGTGTCGCGACCGGATGGGGATCAGCCACCGTCGCGGGTGGGACAACAGTTGGCGACTCGGTTGTCGTCGTCGGCTGCGGCGGCGTCGGGATCAACGCGGTCCAAGGTGCTGCCGCCGCCGGCGCCCGCCACGTCATCGCCGTCGATCCGGTTGCCTTCAAGCGGGACAAAGCAATCGAATTCGGCGCCACCCACGCGTTCGAGTCCATGGAGGAGGCGCTGGAACCGGTCCGCGAACTCACCTGGGGGACACTCGCCGACGTCACCGTCATCACCGTCGGTGAGCTGGAGGGCGACATGATCGCACCCGCAATGGCGCTGACCGCCAAGGGTGGGAACGTTGTGGTGACAGGCATGGGACATTTCGAGGACGTCGCGGTCACACTGAGTCTGTTCGAACTCACCCTTCTGCAGAAGCGCCTGCAAGGAGCGATCTTCGGTGGAACAGGTCCGCGCACCCAGATACCGGCATTGCTCAACGAATACCGCAGCGGTGCACTCAAACTGGATGAACTCGTCACGACGACGTACAAGCTCGAAGAGATCAACCAAGGGTATGCCGACATGCTCGCCGGCAAGAATCTCCGCGGTGTCATCCGGTACACGGATGCCGACTACTGACTCGGATTCAGCGGCACTGACTCCAGCGATCCAGAAACGGAAACCAGCATGAAATCAGAACATTTCAGCGATCTCTACATCAACGGCACGTGGGTTGCCTCGGCGGGCACCGGCACCATCGACGTCGTCAACCCGGCGGACGAGAGCGTTCTCGCCGCCGTGCCCGACGGAACCCCGGCAGACGTCGACGCAGCCGTGAGCGCGGCCCGCGGTGCACTCTCGGCGTGGTCGAGCACCGCACCCGACAAGCGCGCAGCGTACCTGCGTGCCATCGCCCAAGGGATCGAGGATCGCGCCGAGGAGCTCATCCGGACGATCTCCGACGAGATGGGAACGCCGCACAGCTTTGCTGCAGAACTGCAGCTCCCGTTACCTGTCAACAGCTTTCGGCAGGCCGCAGACCTCGGAGAGAAGTACGCATACGAGCGGCCGGAGGGTCCGTCGCGGATCGTGCGCGAGCCCATCGGCGTCGTAGGGGCCATCACTCCGTGGAACTATCCACTGCACCAGCTCGCCGGCAAGGTGGCGTTCGCCCTGGCCGCGGGTAACACCGTGGTCGTGAAACCCAGTGAGGTTGCCCCGCTCAACGCGGTGATCCTCGCCGAGATCATCGACGCCGCGGGCCTGCCCGACGGTGTGTTCAACCTGATCAGCGGACGGGGACCCACCGTCGGCGAGGCGCTGGTGGCCCATCCCGACGTCGACATGATCTCGTTCACCGGCTCCACACCCGCCGGAAGGCGCGTCGGAGAACTCGCCGCCCAGACCGTCAAGCGGGTGGCCCTGGAACTCGGCGGCAAGAGCCCGAACATCATGCTCGACGACGCGGACCCTGCCGAGGTCGTTCCGCACGCTGTGCAGTGGGCATTTCTCAATTCCGGTCAGACCTGCTCAGCCTTGACGCGGTTGCTGGTGCCCCGCAGCAAGATCGGTGAGGTCGAGAGCATCGCCAGGCATGTGGCCGAATCATTCACCGTCGGCGCACCAGACGCTGAGGACACCGTGCTCGGTCCGCTGGTGTCCGAGGCGCAGTTGACGCGGGTGCGCGGTTACATCGAGAAGGGAGTCGCGGAGGGCGCCAAGCTGGTCACCGGTGGCGTCGAGCCTATCGCCGAACTGCCTGTCGGCTACTACGTCCGGCCGACGGTCTTCTCCGAGGTCACCACCGACATGTCGATTCATCGTGAGGAGATCTTCGGACCCGTGCTGTCGGTCATCCCGTATGACACCGAGGACGACGCGGTCCGCATCGCCAACGACACCGAATACGGGCTCGCAGCGTCGGTGTGGTCGGGCGACACTCACCGTGCCCGGGCCGTCGCCCGCCGCATCCGTGCGGGCCAGATCGCGATCAACGGCGCCGACTTCAACCCGAACGCGCCGTTCGGTGGACACAAGCAGTCGGGCAACGGACGCGAGTTCGGCATCCACGGGCTGGAAGAGTTTCTGGAGGTGAAGGCGATCCAGGGGTGACGGCGGTGGATCGGAGGGACCGTACGTCGAGCGCCGCGGAGGAGACAGAGACGGAAGGGGTGATAGCGGTGATCGATCAGGAACCCGACTACCGCTTCACCCTGGCCAACGAACGCACCTTCCTCGCGTGGGTCCGCACGGCGCTGGCCTTGCTGGCCGCAGGTGTCGCGGCAGGTGAATTGATCGGCGACACAGGCGAATTCCACCACGAGGTGCTCGCGGTGGCGTGTGTGGTGGTAGCCACCGTACTGTCGCTCGGCGCGTTTTATCGATGGCGACGTGTGCAGATGGCGATGCGTCGCGACGATCCGCTACCGCCGGCCGCCATCGTGCAGGTCACGGTCGGCGGTCTGTGCGCGATCGCGCTGGCCTGCCTGGTGATCGTGATCGCGTGAGGTCGGCTGTGCGGCGCGATCCGGGGCTGCAGCCCGAACGCACGCTGCTGGCCTGGCGTCGAACGACGTTGACCGCCGGCGGGGTCCTGTTGCTGTCCGGTCGTGCGCTCATGCTGGAGCACACAGTGATGCGCGGTGCAACGGTCGTCCTGTGCGGCGTCGTCGTGGCAGCGCTGTGCGGTGGAATGGCAGTGCGCCGTCGGCGCTATCGAGCAGACCCGGGATGCGGAAAGCAGATGCCCGCCAAGCTGTTGGTCGCGATCGTGCTCGCGATCGCTTGTGCGGGTGTGTCGATGGCGGTGGGCTAGCCCGGCAAGATCCTCGAGAAGGCGCCCGGGGGGATGCGGCTTCTGCGAGAACTCAGTGTGGACAGGCCGATTCCAGAGGTGACTTAGAATCGATGGGCCTCATTGCGCTCTGCAGTCCGCAAGCTTGTCCGGGATCCTCGTAGAGGCCGATCCGTGGATTGACTACAAGTCTTGGTTGCCAACTGTCGGGTGGCGCACCTCTGCATCACAGCCGCCGCAGTTAGAACCCCACGCACATGCTGCCGAAGTTCAGACCCTCGACGACGGTTACCTTGGTGGTAAGCGGCGGATACTGCTCGCCCTGTGATGCAAACAATGTCCAGTCTCCCGCGACTGGCGGCTGAAATCTGTTCGCGGCGGTCGCCCGGCCGTTAATCACTTGTGCATAGCCGATGAACACGGCGGGTTCGCCTGGCTTTGCAGCTTGGAAATAGACGGGTTCGGCACCGTCTGCCAAAGCGCTGATGGTATAGCTACAGCCTCGCACAATGCCGTACGCAGCACCATCGAGCTGAGGCCCTGGCGGCAGGACCGCGGCGCCGGCCGCGCCAGTCGAGGCGATCGCGGCGGTCATGGCGATGCCAGACACGAGAGCGGCGAGTGCGCTGCGAGATTTCACAGGGTTGGTTCCTTGCGAGGCAATGGTGAACCGGATGCTACGCCCATGCTGAAGGGAGTGTGGAGTATTGGATCACCACAATTGTTGGAGACGCAGACTGCTGTCCCTCCGTCCCCAAAGGATAATGGTCGGCAACGGAGTGCGATCTTGCTCCAACGTCGGAAGCTACGCTCACCAAGTCTTAGTCAGCTCAGCCGGCGGTCAGTCGTGGTGCTCGCGCTGCTCCTGTGCACGCCGGCAGTGGTGGCCGCGCCGGTGGCGTCGTGGCCAGCGGTCGTCGCATACGGCGGACTGTCGTTTGCTGCTGTCGCGAACTCGGCGGCATTCTGGGCCTTCCCCTCGTCGCCACTCCCATCGCACTCGGCGCGGTTGTCCTTGCGGCGTGCCATCACTTCCTGCCATTGTCGGGGAGTCGGCGCGCGCTCAGGCAGTGACCGACGCCGGTTCCACCATGGTGGGTGAGCGGGGAGTGGCCGTTGAGCATCGATGCGAAGCGCCGTCGATGGGCGTACGTCGTGGACACTGCGATTCCCGGTCTCGTTTTCCTCACCGGATGCGTTCTCGGCGTGTGCTTGCCGTTGTTGGCGTCGACGATCACTCCGCAACTGCCCGTGACCGGCGCAGGGGCATCCGCTCACTACAACTCAAGCATCTCAAACCCACCGCTCGTGTTCTGGCTGATCTGGGCACTCGTGCCGATCATTGTCTACGGAGTCGGCGGCCTGATGTTCGCCCGCGTCAAGACGTGCCGATGGTTCCTCGGTGCGTTCTGGGCGGGGTTCACACCGGTATTCATCGTGACGGCACCGATTGTCATGTTAATCGATGTGGGCGCGTTGGGCTCGAGCTGACCGAAGCCGACGCACGTCGGACCACCAACTGTGCTTTCGTGAACTGATGAGTCCGCTGTCGACCGCTCCCGCGAGCGCGTCGAGGCCTGCCCGCCGGTCCCCGCGAGACCACGGGCTCCTCCCAATTCTGTGCATCCTCACCACGCTGCTCCTGGCCGGCTGTGCGCCGTCGCCCGGCCCAGACTTATCACCGACGAACGGTTCGCCCGTCCTCTACGTCCTCGGCGACTCCTACGCCACAGGCTTCACCCACGGCGAGGACAACGCCTATCCCGAGGTCATCGAAGACCGCACGTGCTGGGACGTGGAGGTCGACGGTGAGGACGGCACCGGGTACGTCAATTCCGGCTCGCGCAAGAACGGACAGTCGACCTACCCCGAACGAGTGCCGCGCGCAGCCAGCGCGCATCCCCGCATTGTCCTGATCCAGGGCAGCGACAACGACATTCGATACCCACCCGAACAGATCACGCGCGCAGCCGAACGCACCTACGACGAAGTACGCACTGCCCTCCCGGACGCCCGCCTGGTTGCGGTCGGGCCGGTCCAGGTTCCGGCGATTCCGCTGCCTCAGCTCGAACGAGTACGCGACGCGCTGGAGCGGGCGACGGCGGCGAAGGATGTCCAATTCATCGACCCCATCGCACTGAACTGGATGTCAGACCCGCGGCTGTTCGAGTCCGACGGCGCGCACCCGACCCTGCGCGGACATCGACACCTCGCATCGGACATCATCCGACAACTGTGGGTTGGTGGCTCGCCGACGGAGTGCATTTCGACAAGTCCATCTCGCCGCTGATCGAGGGAACCAACCCGGAGGCGTCTGCGTCCAAGAGTCACGGGGAGCGCCACACGGGCTCCGCGTCGCCGTAACAGTACGTGGTGCCGTAACGGTGTCCCACTGGGGCGCGATAGCGTACGATATCACCAGGTAGGGAGGTTCCCGTGAGCGATATCCTGATTCGAGGCGTCCCCGATGACGTGGTGGCCGCAATCGATGCGCGCGCCGCGCGGTTGGGTCTTTCGCGGACCCAGTACCTGCGCCGTCGGCTTGCTCTCGATGCTGGTGCCGAGTCGACCTCCGTGACCGTCGAAGACCTGCAGTCGTTTGCCGACACGTTCTCCGCGCTCGCCGACGATCACCTGATGTCGCAAGCGTGGCAGTGACGAACTCGTGGCTGATCGATAAGTCGGCACTGGTTCGTCTTGCCGGCAGTCCGGACGCCCGTGAGTGGGCGCTACGAATTGAACGGGGGCTTGTCTGCATCGCGACGATGACCCGACTCGAGGTTGGCTACTCAGCCAGGAATGCGCACGATGCACGGACAGCTCTGCGGAGCTCCCCGCTATCGGCGATGCCCGTGGAATACGTCACGCCAGCGATCGAAGATAGAGCGCTAGAGGTCCAACTCCAGTTGGCCGAGCAGGGACACCATCGCGCGCCCTCGATACCAGACTTGATGATCGCGGCCACCGCAGAATTGGCCGGTCATTGTGTCCTGCACGTAGACAAGGATTTTGAGCATATTGCCGGGGTGACCGGCCAGCCCATCGAACGATTGTCGACGTGACTTCGTCATAGACTCTCAAGAAACTCCACCATCTTCGCATTCACCCGATCCGGCTCCTGCATCTGCACAAAATGACCAGCTCCCGGAATGAGCTCGACGTTGCGTAAATCGGGGACGAGCGAGGCCATGGCGGCGAGCGGATCACGGCCCATCATCGCGAGAACCGGGTCGCGGTCGCCCGCGATGAAAACGGTCGGCGCGAGGACCAGTTTGTCGTGCAGCTCGGCATTCTGTTCCCACACGAGGTCGGCGGCGCGGTACCAGTTGAGTCCACCGGTGAATCCGGTTCGCGTGAATTCGTCTACGTAGTAGTGGAATTCGTCGACCGAAAACCACTCCCACGGGAGTGGCGGAGCCGGTGGCAGCACATCGAGGTAGCCGTTGTCGACGGCGGGATGCTCCCAGCAGGTCAGGTAGCGGTCGGTGTCGCTCAAGGCCCAGAACACCCGTCGGAGGAACTCATCGACGTTGGTGTCGAGCTCTTCATCGGCGACACCGGGTTGCTGGAAGTAATGCATGTGGAAGAAGTGGTCGCGGGCGAGGAATGCGGAGATCTCGTTGGGCCGCATCGGTGCTCGTGGTGTCAGAGGAACACTCAGCTGGATCAGCCCGGCGACGCGCTCGGGAATCCAACGAGCCAGATCCCACACCAGATGGGCGCCGAAGTCGTGTCCGGCGAACACTGCACGCTCGACGTTCAGCGCGTCGAGCAGTCCTTCCATATCCGCGACGGTGGTCGCGCGGTCGTAGGCGCCGACGTCGGTCGGTCGGCTGCTGCGGCCGTAGCCGCGCATGTCGGGGGCGATGGCGTGCCACCCGGCGCCGGCGATCGCCGGGAGCTGGTGTCGCCAGGAGTAGCCGAGTCCGGGGAAGCCGTGACAGAGGATGACCGGATCGCCGTCGCCTTGCTCGGTGATAGCCAGGTCGATGCCGTTAACGTGCAGCGTTCTCGTCG
This sequence is a window from Gordonia insulae. Protein-coding genes within it:
- a CDS encoding DUF202 domain-containing protein, whose amino-acid sequence is MRSAVRRDPGLQPERTLLAWRRTTLTAGGVLLLSGRALMLEHTVMRGATVVLCGVVVAALCGGMAVRRRRYRADPGCGKQMPAKLLVAIVLAIACAGVSMAVG
- a CDS encoding alkyl/aryl-sulfatase, with the protein product MRSIAKPATQHTITANAKVVDQLPFQDRQAYADARQGFIGTIDPLVITDDSGRVVWDLEQYAFLQDESPTTVNPSLWRISQLHMAHGLFKVTDRIHQIRGFDISNMTVIEGESGYIIVDPLTSVECARAAIELVYDHLGERPIRAIIYTHSHADHFGGVKALIDEDDIHPGGVRVVAPSGFMEHTVSENVYAGNAMYRRAQYMYGQNLSVDPTGMVSTGLGIALSQGQISLIEPTDLISDSGQELVLDGVRIEFQFTPDSEAPAEMHFYIPEMRALCMAENVSHHMHNLYTPRGAQIRDAAAWSRYIDEAMRRYGHKSDVMFICHQWPVWGTDSIRDFLTEQRDLYRYIHDETLRLAAHGHTMVEIAEMIEFPEGLATTWTARGYYGSLNHNAKAVYQRYLGFFDGNPANLHPHPPVESARRYVDFMGGAEVILAKARRSFDDGDYRWVAQVVNHVVFADPDNTSARELQADALEQLGYQAESAPWRNFYLTGAQDLREGVRTDEATLGTSDVLSAMTTDMLFDYLAIRLNGPKASGRNFTVLVHVTDTGETRLAELIHGVLICTPVDGHADADTSVRLDKPTLTGLALGAATLTDAVSAGAVDLSGDDELVYDLFTLFDTFSRSFDIVTP
- a CDS encoding PucR family transcriptional regulator; translated protein: MAALSTAAPPPRTGELLKRVQTRVSELVRQSALDDTDMLRSLPPEIRQTELPSVTRRNLSVILRAVAENAGPRDEDLRPAREIAVQRADEGVPLSLVIRNWQRGFRRLWDEATAVALADETAEVEYLGTALLSLFGTYTATLVEAYEQEQVVLGSEKSGAGHLVARMVLDGQDARPYADRFQIELVAQYSVLALDIAPMPEEAVDDTTGRLVAGRRKMRKILELADFRRSRALITTLGPAGGHILLPIDTDEDTSPYDTACDLVGRIRSAVGVPLRAGIVESVPIAEIPSAGQLASEVLRLSAMRDGDGAVYRLADVALDYQLTRPSPARAPLADVLEPIQPFPELIEFLECYLRCDMDRGRTARALAVHPNTINNRLHRVASLTGVNPGGFEGVMIFGAALAVTRYQ
- a CDS encoding SGNH/GDSL hydrolase family protein, whose translation is MSPLSTAPASASRPARRSPRDHGLLPILCILTTLLLAGCAPSPGPDLSPTNGSPVLYVLGDSYATGFTHGEDNAYPEVIEDRTCWDVEVDGEDGTGYVNSGSRKNGQSTYPERVPRAASAHPRIVLIQGSDNDIRYPPEQITRAAERTYDEVRTALPDARLVAVGPVQVPAIPLPQLERVRDALERATAAKDVQFIDPIALNWMSDPRLFESDGAHPTLRGHRHLASDIIRQLWVGGSPTECISTSPSRR
- a CDS encoding NDMA-dependent alcohol dehydrogenase, with the protein product METKAAVLRGIDEEWQIETVELADPVPGEVQVRLVASGMCHSDHHLRTGASPAPLPIVGGHEGAGVVTKVGAGVTGFAEGDHVVTAFIPACGTCRPCSSGLQNLCDEGARLLTGQAIADDGFRVTANGQPLGQMCLLGTFSPYITVHQASVVKIEKDIPLESAALLGCGVATGWGSATVAGGTTVGDSVVVVGCGGVGINAVQGAAAAGARHVIAVDPVAFKRDKAIEFGATHAFESMEEALEPVRELTWGTLADVTVITVGELEGDMIAPAMALTAKGGNVVVTGMGHFEDVAVTLSLFELTLLQKRLQGAIFGGTGPRTQIPALLNEYRSGALKLDELVTTTYKLEEINQGYADMLAGKNLRGVIRYTDADY
- a CDS encoding aldehyde dehydrogenase family protein — encoded protein: MKSEHFSDLYINGTWVASAGTGTIDVVNPADESVLAAVPDGTPADVDAAVSAARGALSAWSSTAPDKRAAYLRAIAQGIEDRAEELIRTISDEMGTPHSFAAELQLPLPVNSFRQAADLGEKYAYERPEGPSRIVREPIGVVGAITPWNYPLHQLAGKVAFALAAGNTVVVKPSEVAPLNAVILAEIIDAAGLPDGVFNLISGRGPTVGEALVAHPDVDMISFTGSTPAGRRVGELAAQTVKRVALELGGKSPNIMLDDADPAEVVPHAVQWAFLNSGQTCSALTRLLVPRSKIGEVESIARHVAESFTVGAPDAEDTVLGPLVSEAQLTRVRGYIEKGVAEGAKLVTGGVEPIAELPVGYYVRPTVFSEVTTDMSIHREEIFGPVLSVIPYDTEDDAVRIANDTEYGLAASVWSGDTHRARAVARRIRAGQIAINGADFNPNAPFGGHKQSGNGREFGIHGLEEFLEVKAIQG
- a CDS encoding YidH family protein; the protein is MDRRDRTSSAAEETETEGVIAVIDQEPDYRFTLANERTFLAWVRTALALLAAGVAAGELIGDTGEFHHEVLAVACVVVATVLSLGAFYRWRRVQMAMRRDDPLPPAAIVQVTVGGLCAIALACLVIVIA
- the vapB gene encoding type II toxin-antitoxin system VapB family antitoxin, which encodes MSDILIRGVPDDVVAAIDARAARLGLSRTQYLRRRLALDAGAESTSVTVEDLQSFADTFSALADDHLMSQAWQ
- a CDS encoding PIN domain nuclease; this encodes MAVTNSWLIDKSALVRLAGSPDAREWALRIERGLVCIATMTRLEVGYSARNAHDARTALRSSPLSAMPVEYVTPAIEDRALEVQLQLAEQGHHRAPSIPDLMIAATAELAGHCVLHVDKDFEHIAGVTGQPIERLST
- a CDS encoding MFS transporter translates to MDQPITQQRGEPTAIAPAPAPARARRTGLRGARLPAPVVGGTRAWMITAMLMVLMMINFADKAVLGLSATSIRAEFGISAQQYGTISSAFFLLFSVAALVVGHLSDRFSTSKVLLVLALIWSVSMLPVIGPAGFTVLLVSRIVLGAAEGPAFGVAQHALHKWFEDADRSIPTALLTIATSVGIIVGAPALSWMIVNHGWRSAFVLVAVIGLVWSALWVVIGREGPVDVHSVAARPELTRPIDRVHVPLWQILTSRTWLGCALSSFAAYWSVSLLIAWLPAFLTDDLGYSKTETGFIATLPWIVAVITLLAQGLVVQRLMHRGVSSRWARGVLPGIILLTSGICTLAFVYLPHSGFTIVLVALGLGLSGAVFAAATTVCGEIAPIGQRGVVLGAFVAVYSLAGVIAPFVAGVLVGAAESATDSGYTAVFGITGLIVICGGVLAVTMIRPERDKARLTAAGAATN